From the Ammospiza caudacuta isolate bAmmCau1 chromosome 24, bAmmCau1.pri, whole genome shotgun sequence genome, one window contains:
- the CDKN1A gene encoding cyclin-dependent kinase inhibitor 1 — MPLSQSRAGQSPCSSKACRNLFGPVDHEQLQQDFEDKMKQQLEEAQQRWNFNFETETPLEGPFKWERMLVAEQAPQEVHSLVRAVISSDSRSSLAHRVPPKERGVGRICPEEAQQSSKVCRAGSLQGLKRGQTTIKDFYSAKRRIVPARPQP; from the exons ATGCcgctgtcccagagcagggctgggcagagcccctgcagcagcaaagcctgcaGGAACCTCTTTGGCCCCGTGGACCacgagcagctccagcaggacttTGAGGACAAgatgaagcagcagctggaagaagcTCAGCAGCGCTGGAACTTCAACTTTGAGACAGAGACTCCCCTGGAAGGGCCCTTCAAGTGGGAGAGGATGCTGGTGGCTGAGCAGGCACCCCAAGAGGTTCACAGCCTGGTCAGGGCTGTCatcagcagtgacagcaggagctccctggccCACAGGGTGCCCCCCAAGGAGCGTGGTGTTGGCAGGATTTGCCCCGAGGAGGCTCAGCAGAGCTCGAAGGTTTGCAGGGCTGGTTCCCTGCAGGGCTTGAAACGTGGGCAGACCACGATCAAAG ACTTCTACAGTGCCAAGAGGAGGATCGTCCCTGCCCGGCCCCAGCCGTGA